In a single window of the Serratia quinivorans genome:
- the argE_2 gene encoding Acetylornithine deacetylase: MHLYENEAAQIAHRTFECWFEEEKGRISDALADYISIDTTSPNEWRARPFLKKLLEPLGFTLTELTLPDSFWSHPERAPEPVSKLSAHSSLLRAHRPGKPGGRHIIVNAHVDVVPLQPEFKDGMTARVFEDRIVGRGAVDTKGNLIMFVEALRWLIASGNDTNHALTLDLVSEEEIGGNGALASTLSGCPADCCLVLEPTGGEIFRGHRGCVTFEVEFTGHARHMGDAKETEFTAIDAATEAVRQLKNLEKRLDGEKVLVPAFIDWERALQINVGEVRGGDWYGSTPRSCKISGNCGFLPHQGLEGTQERLKHFFSTLVENMPDIGFSLTWPALRNESCLIPMDNPFITALAALTGHKAPFRAWNVSCDGRHYARLMGVPTVIYGCGSLKEAHAVNETLNFHELKEGIALTAKILTDTLGGK, translated from the coding sequence ATGCATCTCTATGAGAATGAAGCGGCACAGATAGCGCACAGGACATTCGAATGTTGGTTTGAAGAGGAAAAAGGGCGGATTTCAGACGCACTTGCCGACTATATCAGTATCGATACTACGTCGCCTAACGAGTGGCGAGCCAGACCTTTTCTAAAAAAATTGCTCGAACCGCTCGGTTTTACGCTGACGGAGTTGACTCTGCCGGATAGCTTTTGGTCGCATCCCGAACGTGCGCCTGAGCCGGTTTCCAAGCTCTCCGCCCACTCTTCGCTGTTACGTGCCCACCGGCCGGGAAAACCCGGAGGAAGGCACATTATTGTCAATGCGCATGTGGATGTCGTGCCGCTGCAACCGGAGTTTAAAGATGGCATGACAGCCCGAGTTTTCGAGGACAGAATCGTTGGCCGCGGCGCGGTCGATACCAAAGGCAACCTCATCATGTTCGTTGAGGCGCTGCGTTGGCTTATCGCATCGGGCAACGATACCAATCATGCATTGACCCTCGATTTGGTCTCAGAAGAGGAAATTGGCGGTAATGGCGCATTGGCTTCCACGCTCAGCGGCTGTCCGGCGGATTGCTGTCTGGTGCTGGAGCCGACCGGCGGCGAAATCTTCAGAGGACACCGAGGTTGCGTGACGTTTGAAGTCGAGTTCACCGGGCATGCCCGTCATATGGGGGATGCGAAAGAAACGGAGTTTACGGCAATTGACGCCGCGACGGAGGCGGTTCGTCAGTTAAAAAATCTGGAGAAACGCCTCGACGGCGAAAAGGTTCTCGTTCCTGCATTCATCGATTGGGAAAGAGCCTTACAGATTAACGTGGGGGAAGTTAGAGGGGGAGATTGGTATGGTTCGACGCCTCGCTCCTGCAAAATATCCGGTAACTGCGGTTTCCTGCCCCATCAGGGGTTGGAGGGAACGCAGGAGAGGCTTAAGCACTTCTTTTCAACGCTTGTCGAAAATATGCCCGACATAGGGTTTTCATTAACCTGGCCGGCATTACGCAACGAATCCTGCCTGATCCCTATGGACAACCCATTCATCACTGCACTTGCCGCGCTCACCGGGCATAAAGCGCCGTTTCGTGCCTGGAATGTGAGCTGCGATGGGCGGCATTACGCCCGATTAATGGGGGTTCCGACGGTGATTTATGGCTGTGGAAGCCTGAAGGAGGCGCATGCGGTAAACGAAACGCTTAATTTTCATGAGCTTAAAGAAGGCATAGCGCTGACTGCAAAAATTTTGACTGACACCCTAGGAGGAAAGTGA
- the pksJ gene encoding Polyketide synthase PksJ produces MGHTAFRPGMDNRGIGHCAHTDPRPVFRLFEDCAARNPKADALIHNGRHVSYAALDDKANGYAWAIQQAGLSRGDIVLLALPRGEALIAALIGAQKAGVVYLPIDQEFPAARVDYMAQDANARAVITHRENAASWQEKVPQIIFQEDIEATPARVEADVDWLEPMYVIYTSGTTGKPKGIMQCHQTVSNLVQWHNQASGIDCTGRVLQFASFGFDVYLQELFPALTTGGTVVLIDEKDRIDPAAVAKCIIDSEISTLFLPVSVLSALFEDPSTLPDTLAHIVTAGEPLVITGKLREELNKRPNLIIWNHYGVSESHVVTQAGYSAATYLPENPNLGRPIDNVVISILNDDGVPAKDNEPGEIWISGACLAQGYINMPEKTAALFRECDGVMWYRTGDYGYFLPGGEIVFTGRKDDQVKISGHLVVLSEVESALLQHPAVSSCACTVQGAAADGVILAHCTLRENVDAGALREFVSGLLPSWSVPGRIVFHEKLPIGATGKVDRRVLAAPEYLDRNQMGVPFEPASDALGGIILDTLENVLNLRGIGMQDTFALLGLSSLNMIRAATLLSQKVERTISPMSFFECADPAGLRDVLAGKPEKDPSTVTERRATNKIAIIGMSGLFPGADDIATLWEAMLAGNNMLSRLEEEGDALPEAALLPKKRGKNRFIGRIEGMGSFDPSLFGISARDALWMDPQQRKFLEQSWRCFEDAGIDPRSIHGRVGVFAGSAESTYLFYLQPRIRSSLDYLNTVISADKDFLATRVAWHLNLHGPAMNVQSACSTGLLAVHEACQAIRSGECDMALAGASSLMIPQERHIPYEPNTIFSEDGLTRPFDERRDGTTMTNAVAALLLKPLDAAQRDGDPIYAVISGTGVSNDGHRKASFSAPSVTGQAEAIRGALANAGVTPADISFIETHGTATKLGDQIELAALSQVFDVPDRQGQCILSSVKANLGHANRAAGTVGLIAAVLSLSHRTVPGLAHFVRADEALALDRSPFRIVQRPERLPEKGTLYAGVSSFGIGGTNVHLVIESAPTYPEMRETAQTELLLLSASTAEKLDALKRSLVHALRKRPYSLSQVVNTLNIGRPAFKHRAAFVADSTADLCARLDGDLYAAHGDESKRTKSIWLFTDAPLPYLGAGKALYDRNPTFRQVIDSSIAAMDESESGKAFSEWFGDAPSAVEYKQSAVWRPLSFMVQMAAARALIALGVQPDAIAGGRESALAYLVLSQACTLEAALTLMVRLSEAGEAQEIVALIKNFSAVLDPADAELDFHFLSPSTGQSLSVNALCEKETLRATLSRESACTGGLRRPPADETEEIVILGADSLSAAVPPLEPEKREGFIFSATAGDEMASFARVIGKHWCSGGHVERAKLVAKWALRINGLPGTVFEKHEYMLPLECPTSVQAQPTPAALPLAQQLWHRELRSEPPERLFDWAALAQRSPAWSVVGNDRQSKALAERMRRSGLVIHYVEPQNLANGLPADSVIISATDAAAEQQLLLVARCLKAMKSAREAELLIIRQEDTTSPNFIPDAALATAAAVAAIEYPGIKCRFVTFDAVASLDVMDVQLATEMGALAERLQASTIVWREGGRFAETYSARAAFATNMPNLDKNSVIFITGGTGNVGQVLSDVLAMKLRCRLVLTGRRPMEEPGVNAQLRSLQERGSEAIYIPCDVNDEQQVYQALDLTVKKFGRLDLVFHLAASINEERFLCFLADLSEDKLKEQSDPKIRGMYALDNGLKALTLAPERIAFSSISVTLGGAGYAPYTLANRLMLREGLAAGWRLIHWDVFEKTAQSAGDGRIALGSSLKGAGLTGEDAWHALTHVLATSARETAVFKFSPFNRPTSARKKAATLETHSAQESDALREHLSRLWADNLELDALPEHADFLALGGDSMAAIGITMDIRSSLAIEVPPDQLLNNTEFDAFARSIVELVRKANGGASHEDALEKSIRLIWEEQLEQEHLAADTDFLSAGGDSVSAIGVTIDIRHQLGIDIDPDLLLRHPRLDTFCRAVKDIAEQRVADADSGLVEAIRKIWEDNLEVRITDRKADFLAAGGDSMSAIGVTMDIREKLGIDVTPDVLLQHTGLDVFIDKVAALTALTALTALSSPEPQRPMAQKPLSYRASPLQTRWFYMHREGYGNLIMPVSLKGDINVAALREAIDGAIGDFDALRTVYHEESTGIVRADVLSKEKLTPTQILPEEAQASGQLGDLINALQASPLSLTAPPIRSWILRTSATSVLIIFHTHHICFDGWTTALLSDAIRSYYEDGVGLSDTKPYSLAAAEAYSWLEGAQGREQLARLRSLFKGAPLPVRPRPDLNGNDAERAAHKVSGMLSPQTVERMRGKAAVNGVTLFTAMMAAFARLLSEFSGEYDLIFGTTSSGRMASGADRTVGVFVNPLPVRMKLDADNMQRSALTAAREATFMVQVGMRFPITELVEHVDPFTQRGLNGAFTSYFLYQNFKKPSKWKGIEYEIGEPEDDTENSDLMPFVSKEEILMRHLELIVFERDDGSLSLNLWGRKSLYSSAWLQAMLERYRWLADE; encoded by the coding sequence ATGGGCCATACAGCATTTCGACCTGGCATGGATAATCGCGGCATCGGCCATTGTGCACATACCGATCCGCGCCCGGTGTTCCGGTTATTTGAAGATTGCGCTGCGCGCAACCCGAAGGCTGATGCGCTGATCCACAATGGCCGTCATGTCAGCTATGCGGCTCTGGATGACAAAGCGAATGGCTACGCTTGGGCGATACAGCAAGCCGGCCTGAGCCGCGGCGACATCGTTCTTCTCGCGCTTCCCCGGGGCGAGGCATTGATCGCTGCGCTTATCGGCGCACAGAAAGCGGGGGTGGTTTATCTCCCGATCGATCAGGAATTTCCCGCTGCGCGAGTCGACTATATGGCACAAGACGCCAACGCTCGAGCGGTCATTACCCACCGCGAAAATGCCGCCTCATGGCAGGAAAAAGTGCCACAAATCATCTTTCAGGAAGATATCGAAGCGACCCCGGCGCGAGTGGAGGCCGATGTTGACTGGCTCGAACCGATGTATGTCATTTATACCTCGGGCACGACCGGTAAACCGAAAGGGATTATGCAGTGCCATCAAACCGTCAGCAACTTGGTGCAATGGCATAACCAGGCTTCGGGCATCGACTGCACAGGGCGAGTGCTGCAGTTCGCCTCTTTTGGATTTGATGTCTATCTTCAGGAACTGTTCCCGGCGCTGACGACCGGAGGCACCGTCGTTTTGATTGATGAAAAGGATCGCATCGATCCTGCGGCGGTGGCCAAATGCATCATCGATAGCGAAATTTCAACCCTGTTTCTACCCGTCTCAGTGCTTTCCGCGCTGTTTGAAGATCCTTCGACGCTACCCGACACTCTGGCCCATATCGTGACGGCGGGTGAGCCGCTGGTGATCACCGGGAAACTGCGCGAAGAGCTGAACAAACGGCCCAATCTGATCATCTGGAATCACTACGGCGTGTCTGAATCGCATGTCGTGACGCAAGCTGGATACTCCGCCGCAACGTATTTGCCGGAAAACCCGAATCTTGGCCGCCCGATCGATAATGTCGTCATCTCGATTCTCAACGATGATGGCGTGCCGGCAAAAGACAATGAGCCGGGAGAGATTTGGATTAGCGGCGCCTGTCTGGCGCAGGGATATATCAATATGCCGGAAAAAACGGCGGCGCTGTTCCGGGAATGTGATGGTGTAATGTGGTATCGGACGGGGGATTACGGCTACTTCTTGCCGGGCGGCGAGATCGTTTTCACAGGCCGCAAAGATGATCAGGTGAAAATTTCAGGGCATCTTGTCGTGCTGAGCGAAGTCGAGTCGGCGCTCTTGCAACATCCCGCCGTTTCGTCCTGCGCTTGTACCGTTCAGGGTGCCGCCGCCGATGGCGTCATCCTCGCGCACTGCACGCTGCGTGAAAACGTTGATGCTGGTGCGTTGAGGGAGTTTGTCTCTGGGCTTTTACCCTCTTGGTCAGTGCCAGGCAGAATCGTTTTCCATGAAAAGTTGCCTATCGGCGCAACGGGCAAGGTTGACCGGCGAGTCCTGGCCGCACCGGAATACCTGGACAGAAATCAGATGGGCGTGCCGTTCGAGCCTGCCAGCGATGCTTTGGGTGGCATCATACTCGATACGTTGGAGAACGTGCTGAATCTGCGCGGGATTGGCATGCAGGATACCTTCGCGCTCCTGGGGCTAAGTTCGCTCAATATGATTAGGGCTGCCACGCTATTGAGCCAAAAAGTCGAGCGGACGATCAGTCCGATGTCGTTCTTCGAATGTGCGGATCCCGCCGGATTGAGAGACGTTTTGGCCGGTAAGCCTGAAAAAGACCCTTCGACGGTGACGGAACGTAGGGCGACGAATAAGATCGCCATTATCGGCATGTCGGGGCTGTTCCCGGGTGCTGACGATATTGCAACGCTCTGGGAGGCCATGCTGGCGGGCAACAATATGCTGAGCCGGCTGGAAGAAGAGGGAGATGCGTTGCCGGAGGCTGCACTCCTGCCGAAGAAGCGAGGCAAAAACCGTTTTATCGGGCGCATAGAAGGTATGGGCAGTTTCGACCCGTCGCTGTTTGGCATCTCTGCCCGTGATGCTTTATGGATGGATCCGCAACAGCGCAAGTTTCTTGAACAATCATGGCGCTGTTTTGAAGATGCGGGTATTGATCCTCGGAGTATCCACGGGCGGGTCGGGGTCTTTGCCGGCAGTGCCGAGAGCACTTATCTATTTTATCTTCAGCCCCGTATACGCAGCAGCCTAGACTATCTGAACACGGTAATCAGCGCAGATAAAGATTTTCTCGCCACTCGCGTGGCGTGGCATCTGAACCTACATGGGCCGGCGATGAACGTACAGAGCGCATGTTCCACCGGGCTTCTTGCGGTTCACGAGGCCTGTCAGGCAATTCGGAGCGGTGAATGTGATATGGCGCTGGCGGGAGCTTCTTCTTTGATGATCCCGCAGGAAAGGCATATTCCTTATGAGCCTAATACGATCTTTTCCGAAGATGGGTTGACGAGGCCATTTGATGAACGCCGCGATGGTACTACTATGACCAACGCCGTTGCTGCACTGTTGCTTAAACCGCTGGACGCAGCGCAGCGTGATGGCGATCCGATCTATGCGGTCATCAGCGGTACCGGCGTTAGCAATGATGGGCATCGAAAGGCCAGTTTTTCCGCCCCCAGCGTGACCGGGCAGGCTGAGGCGATCCGGGGGGCGTTAGCGAACGCCGGCGTGACGCCCGCGGATATTTCTTTCATTGAGACGCACGGTACGGCGACAAAGCTGGGCGATCAGATTGAGCTTGCGGCATTGAGTCAGGTCTTTGACGTCCCCGACCGTCAGGGCCAATGTATCCTGTCATCCGTCAAAGCGAATCTTGGGCATGCGAACCGCGCAGCCGGAACCGTTGGACTGATTGCCGCAGTTCTTTCATTGTCTCATCGAACGGTGCCGGGATTGGCGCATTTTGTCCGGGCCGACGAGGCGTTGGCATTGGATCGTTCGCCTTTTCGCATTGTGCAGCGGCCGGAACGCCTGCCGGAAAAGGGAACGTTATACGCCGGGGTCAGTTCTTTCGGGATTGGCGGCACCAATGTCCATCTTGTTATTGAATCTGCGCCGACGTACCCCGAGATGAGAGAAACGGCACAGACGGAATTGCTGTTGCTTTCCGCGTCGACCGCCGAGAAATTGGACGCGCTTAAACGTTCGCTTGTTCACGCATTAAGAAAACGGCCTTATTCCCTTTCTCAGGTTGTCAATACTTTGAACATCGGCCGGCCGGCTTTTAAGCACCGAGCTGCGTTTGTCGCCGATAGTACGGCCGATTTATGCGCGCGTCTTGACGGCGATCTTTACGCCGCGCATGGCGATGAGAGCAAACGCACGAAATCAATCTGGCTCTTTACCGACGCGCCATTACCCTACTTAGGGGCCGGCAAAGCGTTATATGACCGAAATCCCACCTTCCGCCAGGTCATCGACAGCTCCATTGCCGCTATGGATGAGAGCGAGAGCGGCAAGGCGTTCAGCGAGTGGTTCGGCGACGCGCCTTCAGCAGTTGAGTATAAGCAGAGCGCGGTTTGGCGGCCGTTGAGTTTTATGGTTCAGATGGCGGCGGCGCGCGCACTGATTGCACTGGGCGTACAGCCGGACGCGATTGCCGGCGGGCGCGAGAGCGCATTGGCCTATCTGGTTTTGTCACAGGCCTGCACGCTCGAAGCGGCGCTGACATTGATGGTCCGACTGAGTGAGGCGGGCGAGGCGCAAGAGATCGTCGCGCTCATCAAGAATTTCAGCGCTGTGCTTGATCCCGCCGATGCCGAATTGGATTTCCACTTCCTGTCACCGTCTACGGGCCAGTCCCTGTCCGTGAACGCGCTCTGCGAGAAAGAAACGCTACGCGCAACGTTGAGCCGGGAGAGTGCATGCACCGGCGGGCTGCGTCGGCCCCCGGCGGATGAAACGGAGGAGATCGTCATCTTGGGCGCCGACTCTTTGAGTGCCGCTGTTCCGCCGCTTGAGCCGGAAAAACGTGAGGGATTTATCTTCTCTGCAACGGCGGGTGATGAAATGGCCTCTTTTGCCCGCGTCATCGGCAAGCATTGGTGTTCCGGGGGACATGTGGAGCGAGCCAAACTGGTGGCTAAATGGGCACTCCGCATCAACGGTTTGCCTGGCACTGTCTTCGAGAAACACGAGTACATGTTGCCCCTTGAATGCCCGACGAGTGTACAGGCTCAGCCTACGCCTGCCGCTTTGCCACTGGCTCAGCAGCTCTGGCACAGAGAGTTGAGGAGCGAACCGCCCGAACGTTTATTCGACTGGGCGGCGCTGGCTCAGCGCTCGCCAGCTTGGAGCGTTGTCGGCAACGATCGCCAGAGCAAAGCGCTGGCCGAGCGAATGCGGCGGTCGGGGCTCGTCATCCATTACGTCGAGCCACAAAACCTGGCTAATGGGCTGCCTGCTGATTCGGTCATCATCAGCGCGACAGATGCGGCGGCGGAGCAGCAATTATTGCTCGTTGCCCGGTGTTTGAAGGCCATGAAATCAGCGAGAGAGGCGGAGCTACTCATCATCCGCCAAGAAGATACGACATCGCCCAATTTTATTCCCGACGCTGCGTTGGCCACGGCCGCCGCCGTCGCGGCGATTGAATATCCCGGTATCAAATGCCGTTTCGTGACTTTTGATGCCGTGGCCTCGCTTGATGTGATGGATGTTCAACTGGCGACAGAAATGGGGGCTCTTGCCGAGAGGCTGCAAGCATCGACGATTGTATGGCGCGAGGGCGGGCGTTTTGCAGAAACCTATTCCGCTCGCGCGGCCTTTGCCACAAATATGCCCAATCTCGATAAAAACAGCGTGATTTTCATTACAGGCGGCACGGGGAATGTTGGGCAGGTTCTCTCTGACGTGCTGGCGATGAAACTGCGGTGTCGTTTGGTGTTAACCGGTCGCAGGCCGATGGAGGAGCCGGGCGTCAACGCACAGCTGAGATCGCTGCAGGAGCGGGGGAGTGAGGCGATCTATATACCGTGCGATGTGAATGACGAGCAACAGGTCTATCAGGCGCTCGATCTGACCGTTAAAAAATTCGGTAGGCTTGATTTGGTGTTCCATCTTGCCGCGTCAATCAATGAAGAGCGTTTCCTTTGTTTCCTCGCCGATCTTTCCGAAGACAAACTGAAAGAGCAAAGTGATCCGAAAATCAGAGGGATGTACGCGCTGGACAACGGGTTGAAAGCATTAACGTTGGCGCCGGAACGGATCGCGTTCTCTTCCATTTCCGTCACGTTGGGCGGCGCAGGCTATGCGCCATACACCCTCGCTAATAGACTGATGCTGCGCGAAGGACTTGCGGCAGGGTGGCGTCTTATCCATTGGGATGTGTTTGAGAAAACGGCGCAGTCAGCCGGCGACGGCCGCATTGCTCTCGGCTCCAGCCTGAAAGGCGCAGGCCTGACGGGGGAGGATGCCTGGCATGCCCTGACGCACGTGTTGGCGACCTCGGCAAGAGAAACCGCCGTGTTCAAGTTTTCGCCGTTTAACCGGCCAACGAGCGCCAGAAAGAAAGCCGCGACGCTTGAGACACATTCGGCGCAAGAGAGCGACGCATTGAGAGAGCATCTGAGCCGGTTATGGGCAGATAATCTCGAACTGGATGCGCTGCCTGAACATGCGGATTTCCTCGCGCTGGGCGGTGATTCGATGGCGGCTATAGGCATCACGATGGACATTCGCAGCAGTTTGGCTATCGAGGTCCCGCCCGATCAACTGCTCAACAACACTGAATTTGATGCGTTTGCCCGCAGCATCGTTGAACTTGTCCGGAAGGCTAACGGTGGCGCATCGCATGAGGATGCGCTGGAAAAATCGATACGCCTTATTTGGGAGGAGCAGTTGGAGCAAGAACATCTTGCCGCAGACACGGATTTTCTCTCGGCGGGCGGTGACTCGGTATCGGCGATCGGCGTGACGATCGATATTAGGCATCAGTTGGGAATCGACATCGATCCCGATCTGCTATTGCGACATCCTCGTTTGGACACGTTTTGCCGGGCAGTCAAGGATATTGCAGAACAGCGCGTTGCAGACGCGGACAGCGGCTTGGTCGAAGCGATTCGGAAAATATGGGAGGATAATCTGGAGGTGCGGATCACGGACCGGAAAGCGGATTTTCTTGCGGCGGGGGGCGACTCCATGTCAGCGATTGGTGTGACGATGGATATACGCGAGAAGCTTGGTATAGATGTCACGCCTGATGTGTTGCTACAGCATACAGGGTTGGATGTCTTTATCGATAAAGTGGCCGCACTGACCGCACTGACCGCACTGACCGCACTGTCATCGCCTGAACCACAACGCCCGATGGCCCAAAAGCCGTTGTCGTATCGCGCGTCTCCCTTGCAGACTCGATGGTTCTATATGCACAGGGAAGGTTATGGGAATCTGATCATGCCCGTCAGCCTTAAGGGCGATATCAATGTGGCCGCCTTGCGAGAGGCCATTGATGGCGCGATTGGCGACTTTGACGCTTTACGCACAGTGTATCATGAAGAAAGTACGGGCATTGTTCGGGCGGATGTTCTTTCCAAAGAAAAACTGACGCCCACGCAGATCTTGCCGGAAGAGGCCCAGGCATCGGGGCAACTCGGCGACCTGATTAATGCGTTGCAGGCTTCGCCGTTGTCTCTTACCGCGCCGCCGATAAGAAGCTGGATCCTGCGAACATCGGCAACCAGCGTGTTGATCATCTTTCATACTCATCATATTTGCTTTGATGGATGGACCACTGCGCTGCTTTCGGATGCCATTCGCTCTTATTATGAAGACGGCGTAGGGCTGTCGGACACTAAGCCCTATAGCCTGGCGGCGGCGGAGGCGTACTCCTGGCTGGAGGGCGCCCAAGGCAGGGAACAATTGGCGCGTTTGCGCTCGCTGTTCAAAGGGGCGCCGTTGCCCGTCAGACCTAGGCCGGACCTTAACGGGAACGACGCTGAACGCGCCGCGCACAAGGTGAGCGGCATGCTGTCACCGCAAACGGTCGAGAGGATGCGTGGCAAGGCCGCGGTCAATGGCGTGACGCTGTTTACTGCCATGATGGCCGCTTTCGCTCGGTTGTTATCCGAGTTTTCAGGTGAATATGATTTAATCTTCGGCACGACCAGCAGTGGCAGAATGGCTTCGGGGGCAGATCGTACCGTGGGCGTGTTTGTCAATCCTCTGCCGGTAAGAATGAAATTGGATGCGGATAATATGCAGCGCAGTGCTTTAACGGCGGCGCGCGAGGCGACATTCATGGTGCAGGTGGGGATGCGTTTTCCGATTACCGAGCTGGTGGAGCATGTTGACCCCTTCACTCAGCGAGGTCTTAATGGCGCGTTTACATCTTATTTCCTCTATCAGAACTTTAAAAAACCGTCGAAATGGAAAGGTATTGAATATGAAATAGGTGAGCCGGAAGACGACACGGAAAATTCAGACTTGATGCCTTTCGTGAGCAAAGAGGAAATATTAATGCGTCATCTTGAACTGATCGTCTTTGAGCGTGACGACGGCAGCCTTTCTCTCAATCTTTGGGGACGAAAGAGTCTTTATTCATCAGCCTGGCTGCAGGCCATGCTGGAGCGGTACAGGTGGCTTGCTGACGAGTAA
- a CDS encoding Oxidoreductase family, NAD-binding Rossmann fold — protein sequence MTSKILIVGYGFAGKRMHTVLNYSNQNYKNAFRQIVIADPKMAGQADGVLATYRDVEQALKHHRFEAAIVTVNEEHHHGILKRLTEADIPRILCEKPLTATLDEAKDLESALSAKIFSMNLVERFSPVFQDFFAWRNTVETLKPARVQLYWGKNRVRDCRPTMGVLSEAIHPLDLASFAFGIREIDVIGGFMHHSNFSNRPEDAIADSLHCKLISEDRCIISAHASFTWMSRRREMFAHLVGAKDSYIVHFTFDMPRWDCDSVTVSRIDPKDGHRTTVLKKSYTNQDFPEPLDQLSKVYRFVTRSLDDKPAGMNEPDSIVGLEQAMRLQTWLEQIHLALEPQSKGQAEKLFAS from the coding sequence ATGACATCCAAGATCCTTATTGTCGGATACGGATTTGCAGGAAAAAGAATGCATACCGTGCTCAATTACTCAAATCAAAATTATAAAAATGCATTCAGACAGATAGTGATTGCAGACCCCAAAATGGCTGGGCAAGCCGACGGGGTGCTGGCGACTTATCGCGATGTTGAACAGGCGCTTAAACATCATCGATTCGAGGCGGCAATTGTCACCGTCAATGAAGAGCATCATCACGGCATTTTGAAGCGGCTCACCGAGGCCGACATTCCTCGGATCCTTTGTGAAAAACCACTGACCGCAACGCTGGATGAAGCAAAGGATCTTGAATCGGCGTTGAGCGCCAAGATCTTCTCCATGAATCTTGTTGAGCGTTTCAGCCCGGTGTTTCAGGATTTTTTCGCGTGGCGAAATACTGTAGAAACACTGAAGCCTGCTCGCGTGCAGCTCTATTGGGGAAAAAACAGGGTAAGGGATTGCAGACCGACTATGGGGGTGCTCAGTGAAGCGATTCATCCTCTCGACCTAGCCTCTTTTGCTTTCGGCATTCGCGAGATCGACGTCATCGGCGGGTTTATGCATCACAGCAATTTCTCTAACCGCCCGGAAGATGCTATAGCCGACTCATTGCATTGCAAACTTATCAGCGAAGACCGCTGCATTATTTCGGCGCATGCTTCCTTTACCTGGATGTCTCGCCGGCGTGAAATGTTCGCGCATTTGGTGGGAGCGAAAGACAGCTATATCGTTCATTTCACTTTCGATATGCCGCGTTGGGATTGCGACAGCGTCACCGTCAGCCGCATTGATCCCAAAGACGGTCACCGAACTACGGTTTTGAAGAAATCATATACAAATCAGGACTTCCCCGAACCGCTGGATCAGCTGAGTAAAGTCTATCGATTTGTGACCCGCTCGCTTGACGATAAACCTGCTGGTATGAATGAACCCGACAGTATCGTTGGATTGGAACAGGCGATGCGTCTGCAGACTTGGCTGGAACAAATACATCTGGCGTTGGAACCGCAAAGCAAGGGCCAAGCCGAAAAGCTATTCGCATCCTGA
- the ydfG_1 gene encoding NADP-dependent 3-hydroxy acid dehydrogenase YdfG gives MKKTIVIFGGSSGTGLAIIKALSGAYHTVCASRTEPPAEAKAGQWLSCDVRRSEAVNSVFNALHGEIYAVINCSATGAYAPFSPEYHAYWQEIVDTSVMGAVNVMSATCKYVPQCEHLITIGSIASRRPSPTPGNDIYAAAKTAVSRLQEDFRLRLRQEGAAMRVTLLTPGYIEGTRFGETFYRSNPEMQEPLFAAFQSLVPDDIAQAVLWCLSRPSHVEVSELVIRPREQAC, from the coding sequence ATGAAAAAGACAATTGTGATTTTTGGCGGTAGCTCGGGTACGGGGCTGGCGATAATCAAGGCGTTGAGCGGCGCATATCATACCGTTTGCGCATCGCGTACCGAACCTCCAGCCGAGGCAAAGGCTGGTCAGTGGCTATCTTGTGATGTGCGGCGGTCGGAAGCGGTCAATAGCGTTTTTAACGCGCTGCACGGCGAAATTTACGCCGTCATTAATTGTTCTGCCACCGGAGCCTATGCGCCATTTTCCCCTGAGTATCACGCCTACTGGCAAGAGATTGTCGATACCAGCGTCATGGGCGCGGTGAATGTCATGAGTGCTACTTGTAAATACGTTCCTCAGTGTGAGCATCTGATCACCATTGGCTCCATCGCCAGCCGTCGGCCCAGCCCTACGCCAGGAAATGATATCTACGCAGCGGCGAAAACGGCCGTTAGCCGTCTTCAAGAGGATTTTCGCTTGCGCCTGCGTCAAGAAGGAGCGGCGATGCGAGTGACCCTGTTGACGCCCGGCTATATTGAGGGAACCCGCTTCGGCGAGACTTTCTATCGCAGCAATCCCGAGATGCAGGAACCGCTGTTCGCCGCTTTTCAGTCCTTAGTCCCTGACGACATTGCCCAAGCTGTGCTGTGGTGCCTTTCGCGGCCTTCCCATGTCGAAGTGTCTGAGTTGGTGATACGCCCCAGAGAACAGGCTTGCTAA